A genomic region of Catalinimonas niigatensis contains the following coding sequences:
- a CDS encoding DUF1987 domain-containing protein, which translates to MNSLYQSKTPRTPEIILDPKQGIFEIEGRSIPENSVEFYQPLMRWMDAYRQEPNLQTKFVIKLEYFNTSSSKCLIDILRKLEKIFNDGQDVVLEWHYDEDDDDMRESGEDFKEILKLPIVMIPFKNDD; encoded by the coding sequence ATGAATAGCCTTTACCAATCCAAGACCCCAAGAACGCCGGAGATTATCCTTGATCCTAAGCAGGGAATTTTTGAAATAGAAGGTCGTTCTATTCCGGAAAACTCAGTTGAATTTTACCAGCCACTAATGAGATGGATGGATGCTTATCGTCAAGAACCAAATCTCCAAACAAAATTCGTAATAAAACTAGAATATTTTAATACGAGTTCATCTAAGTGCTTGATTGATATCCTTAGGAAACTGGAAAAAATTTTTAATGATGGACAAGATGTAGTGTTAGAGTGGCATTATGATGAAGATGATGATGACATGAGAGAATCCGGTGAAGATTTTAAAGAAATTTTAAAGTTACCTATTGTAATGATTCCTTTTAAAAATGATGATTAA
- a CDS encoding alpha/beta hydrolase gives MPFSLKHIKRDPLVDSKEKPPMLILIHGLGSNEQDLFSFAPLLDPKFLILSVQAPIAYGFGGYAWFNIDLTSGIPNANIQQVIHARGLLNSFVSEAIEEYQPDVDQIYLAGFSQGAIMSYAIAFSDASPIKGVVAMSGYVLREITPQISFKPRLRKLKVFATHGTRDQVLPIFLGRATHDYLRTLHFDYTYKEYDMAHEVNMECFNDVKQWLADQIK, from the coding sequence ATGCCTTTTTCGCTGAAACACATCAAAAGAGATCCGTTGGTAGATTCAAAAGAAAAACCACCTATGCTCATCTTAATACATGGCTTAGGCAGTAATGAACAAGATCTGTTTTCTTTTGCACCCCTACTTGATCCAAAGTTTCTTATCTTAAGTGTACAGGCGCCCATTGCTTACGGTTTTGGCGGCTACGCCTGGTTCAACATTGACCTTACCAGTGGTATTCCCAATGCCAATATTCAACAGGTAATTCATGCGCGTGGTTTACTAAATAGTTTTGTAAGTGAAGCGATTGAAGAGTATCAGCCTGATGTGGATCAAATTTATCTGGCAGGATTTAGTCAGGGAGCCATTATGAGCTATGCAATAGCATTTAGTGATGCATCTCCGATAAAAGGCGTTGTGGCAATGAGTGGTTATGTTTTGCGGGAAATCACCCCTCAGATAAGTTTCAAACCTCGTTTAAGAAAATTGAAAGTGTTTGCGACGCATGGAACAAGAGATCAGGTTCTACCGATTTTTTTAGGTCGTGCAACCCATGATTATCTCAGAACGCTTCACTTTGATTACACCTACAAGGAGTATGATATGGCCCATGAGGTAAATATGGAATGTTTCAATGATGTTAAACAGTGGTTGGCTGATCAGATAAAATAA
- a CDS encoding NUDIX hydrolase translates to MVLNTDQLIPGLSLDCVIFGFHENQLKVLLLRMKGIEQWALPGGFVKKTEDVDHAAARELKTRTGLDHIFLQQFHLFGDVRRNEDAYYRSMEAIQVIDRSMAVWLNQRFITVGYYALVDYSKVRPQTDEISDACAWFAWEEIPDLIIDHALIIAKALETLRRQLNYQPIGKNLLAEKFTMPELQALYETLLDQKLDRRNFQRKIRSYGILKRLEERRKGGAHKAPYLYVFDEQNYNKALIDGLNTGW, encoded by the coding sequence GTGGTACTAAATACTGATCAACTCATTCCAGGACTCTCATTGGATTGTGTAATTTTCGGATTTCATGAAAACCAGCTTAAAGTTTTACTCCTCAGAATGAAAGGTATTGAGCAATGGGCTTTGCCCGGAGGCTTTGTAAAAAAAACGGAAGATGTAGACCATGCAGCAGCCCGGGAATTAAAGACAAGAACCGGATTGGATCATATTTTTCTTCAGCAGTTTCATCTCTTTGGTGATGTACGTAGAAATGAGGATGCATATTACCGTAGCATGGAAGCTATTCAGGTCATTGATCGCTCCATGGCAGTATGGCTTAACCAGCGTTTTATCACAGTAGGCTATTATGCATTGGTGGATTACTCAAAAGTCAGACCCCAGACTGATGAGATCTCCGATGCCTGTGCATGGTTCGCCTGGGAAGAAATACCAGACCTAATCATTGACCATGCGCTAATCATTGCGAAAGCACTTGAAACTTTGAGGCGACAGCTGAATTATCAACCCATCGGTAAGAATCTGCTGGCGGAAAAATTTACCATGCCTGAGTTACAGGCTTTGTATGAAACTTTGCTGGACCAAAAGCTAGACAGAAGAAATTTTCAAAGAAAAATACGAAGCTATGGTATTCTGAAAAGATTGGAAGAGAGAAGAAAAGGAGGAGCGCATAAAGCACCTTACTTATATGTCTTTGACGAACAAAATTACAACAAGGCACTTATAGATGGGCTAAATACAGGCTGGTAA
- a CDS encoding YdeI/OmpD-associated family protein yields the protein MPEKEIETYCPGSRTDWRKWLEDNHQSAQSVWLVYYKSSTKVASISWSDAVDEALCFGWIDSTKKTIDKERYMQYFSRRKPKSIWSKINKEKVAKLIQNNLMTKAGFVCIETAKQNGSWTILDDVEALVMPEDLKKELANYQGSSEYFDSLSKSDKKILLHWVVFAKRTETRQKRILEIAACASKNLKPKQFR from the coding sequence ATGCCTGAAAAGGAAATAGAAACATATTGTCCCGGAAGCCGAACAGATTGGCGGAAATGGTTAGAAGACAATCATCAGTCAGCACAGTCTGTTTGGCTTGTTTATTATAAGTCATCCACCAAGGTTGCTTCTATCAGTTGGAGCGATGCAGTGGATGAAGCACTTTGCTTTGGGTGGATAGATAGTACTAAAAAGACGATTGACAAAGAAAGGTATATGCAATATTTCAGCAGAAGAAAACCTAAAAGCATATGGTCAAAAATAAACAAAGAAAAAGTTGCCAAACTCATCCAGAATAACCTCATGACAAAAGCAGGTTTTGTCTGCATAGAAACCGCTAAACAGAATGGTTCGTGGACAATTTTAGATGATGTTGAAGCACTTGTAATGCCAGAAGATTTGAAAAAAGAATTGGCAAATTACCAAGGCTCCTCGGAATACTTTGATAGTCTGAGTAAGTCCGATAAAAAGATTTTGCTGCACTGGGTGGTTTTTGCTAAAAGAACCGAGACAAGACAAAAGAGAATTTTAGAAATCGCAGCATGTGCAAGTAAAAATTTGAAACCAAAACAATTCAGATAA
- a CDS encoding SRPBCC family protein, with protein MKHPPIEICFDLSRSIDLHKISTKQTGEEAIEGVTSGLISLNETVTWRAKHFGVWQKLITKITEYQRPIFFADEMVKGAFKAFRHEHHFEEIGEETLMIDYFEFQSPFGIVGKLVNRIVLIEYMTNMLEIRNQVIKEAAESDKWKELLNETEIGW; from the coding sequence TTGAAGCACCCACCCATTGAAATTTGCTTTGATCTATCTAGGAGCATTGACTTACATAAAATTTCTACCAAACAAACTGGTGAAGAGGCAATTGAAGGAGTAACATCAGGATTAATAAGCTTGAATGAAACTGTAACTTGGAGAGCTAAACATTTTGGAGTTTGGCAGAAATTGATAACCAAAATCACCGAATATCAAAGACCTATATTTTTTGCAGATGAAATGGTGAAAGGTGCATTCAAAGCATTCAGACATGAGCATCATTTTGAAGAAATTGGTGAAGAAACTCTGATGATTGATTACTTTGAATTTCAATCGCCCTTTGGAATAGTTGGCAAACTAGTGAATAGAATAGTGCTAATAGAATACATGACCAATATGCTGGAAATAAGGAATCAGGTAATAAAAGAAGCAGCAGAATCAGATAAGTGGAAAGAGTTATTAAATGAAACTGAAATCGGCTGGTAA
- a CDS encoding Type 1 glutamine amidotransferase-like domain-containing protein — protein sequence MKRLLLLCFVSVCISGIALGQDQYIFPYGGGQNKLFIQEIIKLTGKERPKICYLPTASGDSERGIINWYELVHDLSVEPYVQRVWISSYNQKVSFEEMLLGMDAIVVGGGNTLNMMAIWKAQGIDVVLKKALEKGIVLAGGSAGSLCWFDNGTTDSRPIELTVVEGLGFLPFSHSPHYHKEEFRRPLYHKNIENGIFKAGYAMDDYSGIIFRNGEPFKVVSLGEEYNSYFVSLEDGKVVEEKLEAVILK from the coding sequence ATGAAAAGATTATTATTGCTATGTTTTGTCTCTGTATGTATTTCCGGAATTGCCCTGGGGCAAGATCAGTACATCTTTCCTTATGGAGGTGGGCAAAATAAATTGTTTATCCAGGAAATCATTAAGCTCACGGGTAAGGAACGACCCAAAATTTGCTACCTGCCCACGGCTTCAGGAGATAGTGAAAGAGGTATTATCAACTGGTATGAACTTGTGCATGACCTGTCGGTAGAACCCTACGTGCAGCGCGTTTGGATCAGTTCCTATAACCAGAAAGTTTCCTTTGAAGAAATGCTGCTGGGAATGGATGCCATCGTGGTAGGCGGAGGAAATACCCTCAACATGATGGCCATCTGGAAAGCACAGGGCATAGATGTGGTGCTTAAAAAAGCATTGGAAAAAGGAATCGTTTTGGCTGGAGGAAGTGCCGGTTCCCTCTGCTGGTTTGATAACGGTACAACCGACTCCCGTCCCATTGAGCTGACTGTGGTAGAAGGCTTGGGATTTCTTCCCTTTAGCCATAGCCCACATTATCATAAAGAAGAATTTCGCAGGCCGCTCTATCACAAGAATATTGAAAATGGCATCTTCAAGGCTGGCTACGCTATGGATGACTATTCCGGTATCATCTTCAGGAATGGAGAGCCGTTCAAAGTTGTATCTCTGGGTGAAGAATATAATTCTT
- a CDS encoding toxin-antitoxin system YwqK family antitoxin codes for MAYPQSLAVIEMEKIVVVLIFFMFSCENREVSWSESIKSKIIDDATIKYSAITTGNSRDGYLYESYYKDSVLLFELAYSVEHDRYEINRQYSADKKFELVQELCPNKTVAFEGIKYGDNFYGSSIWWYCNGQKQMEGLRFNNENIGIWNYWDDKGKLIKTKDYGHENLIDSLKMIKYYR; via the coding sequence ATGGCGTATCCACAATCGTTAGCGGTAATAGAAATGGAAAAAATAGTAGTCGTCTTAATCTTCTTCATGTTTTCGTGTGAAAATCGTGAAGTATCTTGGTCTGAGTCAATCAAAAGTAAGATCATTGATGATGCCACTATTAAATATAGCGCGATCACAACTGGTAATTCTAGAGATGGATATCTTTATGAATCTTATTACAAAGATTCAGTCTTACTTTTTGAACTAGCATACTCTGTAGAACACGATAGATATGAAATCAACAGACAATACAGTGCAGATAAAAAATTTGAATTAGTTCAGGAATTATGTCCTAATAAAACAGTTGCATTTGAAGGCATCAAGTATGGCGATAATTTCTATGGGTCCTCTATTTGGTGGTACTGTAATGGTCAAAAACAAATGGAAGGTTTACGGTTCAATAATGAAAATATAGGTATTTGGAATTATTGGGATGATAAAGGTAAATTGATTAAGACTAAGGATTATGGGCATGAAAATTTAATTGACTCACTTAAAATGATTAAATATTACCGCTAA
- a CDS encoding IS110 family RNA-guided transposase, translating to MKKSVFVGIDVSKSSFDAAIFEPSSGALTHKQFKNNNRGFATFLKWIRSVASLQNCLFCMEDTGSYSYGLACFLASKKADLCLESAYRIKHSVGIKRKKTDKADAEMIAQFAFRFADKLKLYTPPVAVVAQLKTLISFRLRLIKQKTSIITAIEAHKQLDGYVDISFMMRSLNQQLKALKEQIKKCNEQIDRLMQQDQQLHHQNHLLCSIPGVGKVIAAQVIAYTYGFTKFKDWRKFACYVGTAPFPHQSGTSIKKRTQVSSIANKKLKALLSMGAVNTLRTENEYHVYYRRKIKEGKHHMVVINAIRNKLISRMFAVIRRDTPYVKLQLQ from the coding sequence ATGAAAAAGTCAGTATTTGTGGGCATTGATGTAAGTAAATCTTCCTTTGATGCTGCCATTTTTGAACCTTCATCCGGTGCCCTAACTCACAAGCAGTTTAAGAACAATAATAGAGGATTTGCAACATTTCTCAAATGGATCAGGTCTGTTGCATCGTTGCAAAATTGTTTGTTTTGCATGGAGGATACAGGAAGCTATAGCTATGGTTTGGCTTGTTTTCTGGCAAGTAAAAAGGCAGATCTTTGCCTGGAATCTGCTTATCGTATCAAGCATTCTGTGGGTATCAAGAGGAAAAAAACGGATAAAGCAGATGCGGAGATGATAGCGCAGTTTGCATTTAGGTTCGCTGATAAGTTGAAACTATACACACCTCCTGTTGCTGTAGTAGCACAGCTTAAGACTTTGATCTCTTTTAGACTTCGTCTCATTAAGCAGAAGACCAGCATCATCACTGCAATAGAAGCTCATAAGCAATTAGATGGGTATGTTGATATCTCTTTTATGATGCGTTCCCTTAATCAACAGCTCAAAGCCCTTAAAGAACAGATCAAGAAGTGCAATGAGCAAATTGATCGGCTTATGCAGCAGGATCAGCAGCTACATCACCAGAATCATTTGCTCTGCTCTATTCCAGGAGTAGGTAAAGTAATCGCCGCTCAGGTCATTGCCTACACCTATGGCTTTACCAAATTCAAGGACTGGCGTAAATTTGCTTGTTATGTAGGCACTGCTCCTTTTCCTCACCAGTCAGGCACCAGCATCAAAAAGAGAACACAAGTCTCTTCTATTGCCAATAAGAAGTTGAAAGCTTTGCTTAGTATGGGAGCTGTAAATACTTTACGCACCGAGAATGAGTATCATGTTTACTACCGCAGAAAGATCAAAGAGGGCAAACATCACATGGTCGTCATCAATGCCATCAGAAATAAGCTCATCAGCCGAATGTTCGCTGTCATCAGAAGGGATACTCCCTATGTGAAACTACAACTGCAGTAA
- a CDS encoding ethanolamine ammonia-lyase subunit EutB, whose protein sequence is MSYRHTINQHTFYFPDLKTLMAKASPLRSGDQMAEIVAQSAEERVAAQMALADLPLKSFLNEAVIPYEDDDVTRLIVDTHNTQAFSVISHLTVGDFRNWLLAYETDGPTLAQLSSGLTPEMVAAVSKLMRLQDLMLVAQKCEVITQFRNTLGLKGHFSTRLQPNHPTDNLKGIAASLLDGLFYGSGDAVIGINPVSDNLPTTMRLYEMLDAVIRKFEIPTQSCVLSHITTTIEAIQKGCPVDLVFQSIGGTELTNRSFGISLSLLQEGYEAALSINRGTLGQHVMYFETGQGSSLSANAHHGVDQQTCEARAYAVARHFNPLLVNTVVGFIGPEYLYDGKQIIRAGLEDHFCGKLLGLPMGCDVCYTNHAEADQDDMDNLLTLLGAAGCNYIMGIPGADDIMLNYQSTSFHDALYVRQLLKLRPAPEFEAWLQKWDIMNDQLKLSSRKQARQLLSEHPAF, encoded by the coding sequence GTGAGTTACCGACACACCATTAATCAGCACACTTTTTATTTTCCTGATCTGAAGACGCTCATGGCAAAAGCCAGTCCGTTACGTTCCGGTGACCAGATGGCTGAAATTGTAGCACAAAGTGCTGAGGAAAGAGTCGCTGCCCAGATGGCTTTGGCTGACCTGCCGCTTAAATCATTTCTGAATGAAGCTGTCATTCCTTATGAGGATGACGATGTCACCCGGCTTATTGTTGATACTCATAATACTCAGGCTTTTTCTGTGATCAGTCACCTGACAGTGGGTGACTTCAGAAACTGGTTACTGGCCTATGAAACAGATGGACCAACACTTGCCCAGCTAAGTTCTGGCTTAACTCCGGAAATGGTAGCGGCTGTAAGTAAGCTTATGAGGTTGCAAGACCTGATGCTAGTCGCCCAAAAGTGTGAAGTGATTACTCAATTCAGAAATACCCTGGGTCTTAAAGGGCATTTTTCCACCCGACTGCAGCCCAACCATCCTACAGATAATCTGAAAGGTATTGCCGCCAGCCTGCTGGATGGGCTTTTTTATGGAAGTGGCGACGCTGTGATTGGTATCAACCCTGTCTCAGATAACCTTCCGACTACCATGCGGCTGTATGAGATGCTGGATGCAGTGATCCGGAAATTTGAAATTCCCACCCAATCCTGTGTGCTCTCCCATATCACCACTACTATTGAAGCCATACAAAAAGGTTGTCCGGTTGATCTGGTTTTTCAATCTATTGGAGGGACTGAACTGACTAACCGCAGCTTTGGCATTAGCCTTTCCTTGCTCCAGGAAGGATACGAGGCTGCTTTATCCATCAACAGAGGTACACTTGGGCAACATGTGATGTATTTTGAAACCGGGCAGGGAAGTTCGCTCTCTGCCAATGCGCATCATGGGGTAGACCAGCAAACCTGCGAAGCCCGTGCTTATGCAGTGGCTCGGCATTTCAATCCTCTTTTAGTCAATACCGTAGTCGGATTTATCGGGCCGGAATATCTTTATGATGGAAAACAGATCATTCGTGCCGGGCTGGAAGATCATTTTTGCGGCAAACTTCTGGGCTTGCCTATGGGCTGTGATGTGTGTTATACCAACCATGCTGAGGCTGATCAGGACGATATGGATAATCTGCTGACATTATTGGGTGCTGCCGGATGCAACTATATTATGGGAATTCCTGGCGCTGACGACATCATGCTGAATTACCAAAGCACTTCTTTTCATGATGCACTTTATGTCCGTCAGCTGCTTAAGCTCCGCCCGGCACCTGAGTTTGAAGCCTGGCTGCAAAAATGGGATATTATGAATGATCAGCTTAAGTTGTCTTCCAGAAAACAGGCCAGACAATTACTTTCTGAGCATCCGGCTTTTTAA
- a CDS encoding BLUF domain-containing protein, with amino-acid sequence MDGLDLLSLCKINFETMFSDVFALVYLSTSLVAFDKARINELAQHASEKNKRLKISGYLCFKDGLFFQYLEGNQGNVVGLMDQIEKDSRHEVLNLIHIGNIKERKFRGWDMRYLEDGELKNMQLEDMFKWIITSMKTEIMAYESLKENIQKMIQQIVLLRRKKLIS; translated from the coding sequence ATGGATGGATTGGATTTGCTATCTTTATGTAAGATAAATTTTGAGACGATGTTTAGTGATGTCTTCGCCCTGGTCTATCTCAGTACATCCCTTGTTGCTTTTGACAAGGCCAGAATAAATGAGTTGGCGCAGCATGCGAGTGAAAAAAATAAGAGATTAAAAATTAGCGGTTATCTGTGTTTTAAGGACGGGCTGTTTTTTCAATACCTTGAAGGAAATCAGGGGAATGTTGTAGGGCTTATGGATCAGATTGAGAAAGATTCAAGGCATGAGGTACTCAATCTCATACATATTGGCAATATTAAAGAACGAAAGTTTCGGGGCTGGGATATGCGTTATCTCGAAGATGGTGAACTAAAAAATATGCAGTTAGAGGATATGTTCAAATGGATTATTACCAGCATGAAGACTGAAATCATGGCTTACGAATCGCTTAAAGAGAATATTCAAAAAATGATACAGCAAATTGTGTTATTGCGAAGGAAGAAGCTTATTTCTTAA
- the eutC gene encoding ethanolamine ammonia-lyase subunit EutC produces the protein MDKKSTYAEDFWQELRRHTSARIALGRAGSSMTTHELLNFQQAHALARDAVHTPLNEALVSNALRDLNLPFILLQTKATDRQSYLLRPDWGKILAEESAKAISETQSEFDIALIVADGLSAQAIHQHIASLFGLLIQKLLALNFSLAPVAIVRNGRVAVSDEIGQALKSKVAIIFIGERPGLSSPDSLGVYLTYAPSKGNTDEKRNCISNIRPEGMPYVMAAEKITYLIQEAMRRQISGVTLKDDLQISLEG, from the coding sequence ATGGATAAGAAGAGTACATATGCTGAGGACTTTTGGCAGGAGCTCAGGCGACATACTTCTGCCCGAATAGCTCTGGGCAGAGCAGGTAGTAGTATGACCACCCATGAACTTCTCAATTTTCAGCAGGCACATGCGCTGGCGCGTGACGCGGTGCACACGCCTTTGAATGAAGCATTGGTGAGTAATGCGCTCAGGGATTTGAACCTACCCTTTATACTCTTACAGACAAAAGCCACAGATCGGCAAAGCTATCTGCTTCGTCCTGACTGGGGAAAGATATTGGCAGAGGAAAGCGCAAAAGCCATTTCGGAAACTCAATCTGAGTTTGACATAGCCCTCATCGTAGCAGATGGTTTATCTGCCCAGGCAATCCATCAGCATATTGCTTCCCTGTTTGGCCTCTTAATTCAAAAATTACTGGCATTAAACTTTAGTCTGGCTCCCGTTGCCATTGTCAGGAATGGAAGAGTAGCCGTAAGCGATGAGATTGGTCAGGCGCTAAAAAGCAAAGTAGCTATCATATTCATTGGCGAACGACCGGGATTAAGTTCACCGGATAGCCTTGGCGTTTACCTTACCTATGCTCCTAGTAAAGGTAATACAGATGAAAAAAGAAATTGCATTTCTAACATCAGGCCTGAAGGAATGCCTTATGTAATGGCCGCTGAAAAAATTACTTACTTAATTCAGGAAGCAATGCGGAGACAAATTTCCGGTGTTACCCTCAAAGATGATCTTCAGATTAGTCTGGAAGGCTAA
- a CDS encoding Gfo/Idh/MocA family protein: MKALQLGILSVSGFFQKKIAIPVAKSPMIDIAAIASRSQEKAQAASKEYGISKAYGSYEDLLADQTIEAVYIPLPNHLHAQFIKKAADAGKHIICEKPIALHAKEAEDCITYAHKKGVKVMEAFMYRFHPQWQHARELIRMKEIGKVQLVQCIFTYNNTDPSNIRNQAEAGGGAIMDIGCYAVSSSRFLMGAEPKRVISLTQYDQNFGTDILSTGILDFGDSRAEYTIGTQTFPYQRVNVHGSGGVISIEIPFNTPADVETRLTVTNSVGTREVLFAPEDQYILEFEAFARSIKEDTEVPTPPSDAIANMKVLDALAKSAKQNEWVSI, from the coding sequence ATGAAAGCCTTACAACTCGGCATACTCAGTGTGTCAGGATTTTTTCAGAAGAAAATAGCCATTCCCGTTGCCAAATCGCCCATGATAGACATCGCAGCCATTGCCTCCCGTTCTCAGGAGAAAGCTCAGGCAGCATCCAAAGAATATGGCATCTCAAAAGCTTATGGCAGCTATGAAGATTTGCTGGCAGATCAAACCATAGAAGCAGTATATATCCCTTTGCCCAATCATTTGCATGCCCAGTTTATAAAAAAAGCCGCCGATGCGGGTAAACATATTATTTGTGAAAAGCCTATTGCTCTACATGCCAAAGAAGCTGAGGATTGTATTACCTATGCCCACAAAAAAGGAGTAAAAGTGATGGAAGCATTTATGTACCGCTTTCATCCCCAATGGCAGCATGCCCGAGAACTGATCCGGATGAAAGAGATCGGTAAAGTGCAATTGGTGCAATGTATATTTACTTATAATAATACAGATCCTTCCAATATCCGTAACCAGGCTGAGGCTGGGGGAGGAGCCATCATGGACATTGGCTGTTATGCTGTTTCTTCCAGTCGTTTTTTAATGGGTGCAGAACCTAAAAGAGTGATCAGTCTCACACAATACGATCAGAATTTTGGCACAGACATACTATCTACCGGTATACTGGACTTTGGCGATAGTCGTGCGGAATATACCATTGGTACCCAGACTTTCCCTTACCAGAGGGTCAACGTACATGGCTCAGGAGGAGTAATTTCTATAGAAATTCCTTTCAATACACCTGCCGATGTAGAAACCCGCCTCACTGTGACTAACAGCGTAGGGACAAGAGAGGTGCTTTTTGCGCCGGAAGATCAGTATATTCTGGAATTTGAAGCTTTTGCCAGATCAATTAAAGAAGATACGGAAGTACCTACACCTCCCAGCGATGCGATCGCCAATATGAAAGTGCTGGACGCCCTGGCCAAATCGGCTAAGCAGAATGAATGGGTGAGTATATAG